In the genome of Chryseobacterium sp. 52, the window TAAAGATAAGTACACCGTACAAAGCAGAAATAAAAAGCTCACGAAATATAAAACGCCAAACTTTTCTTTACTTAAATCATCTTTAAAACAGAATAAAATAAGTAAAATAATTCCTACAACGACGGTAGTCATTGTTTTCCCTTTGGTAGTTGGTGAAAAAAATAAACTTCCCTGCTGGCCACTGAAATAAATTTCCTCAAAATCCTTTCTGTTTACTTGTAATCTGATGACTTTCTCTCCATTCATTTCTTAGAAATATTTAGTTTGTTTTAAAGATGTACAAAACTAAATCAAATATCTTCATATTGGTCACTTATTGCAGAAAGTTTATTTATTAAATCACGGTTTTTCTGTTTTAAATCCTTCATTTTTCTGAGCATATCGTGGATAACTTCCAGACCCGGAAGATTGATTTCCAGATCATAATGCCAATTGGTAAACCTCTCGAAAACAGGCAGATCTTCATACAGTAAATACCTTATTTCATTCTCTGTTTCCACCTTTAATAAAC includes:
- a CDS encoding chaperone modulator CbpM encodes the protein MSERISREELVKIYNIEITFFDELVDVGLLKVETENEIRYLLYEDLPVFERFTNWHYDLEINLPGLEVIHDMLRKMKDLKQKNRDLINKLSAISDQYEDI